A window from Ramlibacter pinisoli encodes these proteins:
- a CDS encoding porin encodes MKKSLIALAVLAAAGAASAQSSVTLGGILKEGVGRTSFSGTGTGSNTALIDGSSRMLISGTEDLGGGLAAFFQLDTRFRMDDGTAGATRVNSGNTFVGLRGGWGAFQAGQMDTHYCTSVNDDIAGNGTAIALQASSCGLQGFVNGSGGTGRSIAVTSRSQNTLRYVTPNLAGFTGQVSYSFNPYGSERAVTATTSRGSAAQLGLNYDQGPLAVRFSYYRHTATGGTVATTGDNAATGTAASQRAYTLGAGWDFGVAKVGLTYDRSELRDLTAAASPSVAGVGTAQRSVWILPVTVPLGTGQLIGMYARAGDVKLGVGGTAANTGAKMFSLGYNYPLSKRTSLGVSYTKLDNESAAVYQLYTNNSLGNSGAAAIGAGADQSLVYLGLRHVF; translated from the coding sequence ATGAAAAAGTCCCTGATCGCTCTGGCCGTGCTGGCTGCCGCCGGCGCTGCCTCTGCTCAGTCGTCCGTCACCCTCGGCGGTATCCTGAAGGAAGGCGTTGGCCGCACTTCGTTCTCCGGCACGGGCACCGGTAGCAACACCGCCCTGATCGACGGTTCTTCGCGCATGCTGATCAGCGGCACGGAAGACCTGGGTGGCGGCCTGGCTGCCTTCTTCCAGCTCGACACCCGCTTCCGCATGGACGACGGCACCGCCGGCGCCACCCGCGTGAACAGCGGCAACACCTTCGTCGGCCTGCGTGGCGGCTGGGGTGCGTTCCAAGCTGGTCAGATGGACACCCACTACTGCACGAGCGTGAACGATGACATCGCCGGCAACGGCACCGCCATCGCTCTGCAAGCATCCAGCTGCGGCCTGCAAGGCTTCGTGAACGGTTCGGGCGGCACGGGCCGTTCGATCGCCGTGACCTCGCGTTCGCAGAACACCCTGCGCTACGTCACGCCGAACCTGGCTGGCTTCACCGGCCAAGTGTCGTACAGCTTCAACCCCTACGGTTCCGAGCGCGCCGTGACGGCCACCACCTCGCGTGGTAGCGCCGCCCAGCTGGGCCTGAACTACGACCAGGGCCCCCTGGCTGTTCGCTTCTCGTACTACCGTCACACCGCCACCGGCGGCACGGTTGCCACGACCGGCGACAACGCCGCCACCGGCACCGCCGCTTCGCAGCGCGCCTACACCCTGGGCGCTGGCTGGGACTTCGGCGTGGCCAAGGTCGGCCTGACCTACGACCGTTCCGAGCTGCGTGACCTGACCGCTGCCGCCTCCCCCTCGGTGGCCGGCGTCGGCACCGCCCAGCGTAGCGTCTGGATCCTGCCGGTCACCGTGCCGCTGGGCACCGGCCAGCTGATCGGTATGTACGCCCGCGCTGGCGACGTCAAGCTGGGCGTTGGCGGCACCGCTGCCAACACCGGCGCCAAGATGTTCTCGCTGGGCTACAACTACCCCCTGTCCAAGCGCACCTCGCTGGGCGTGAGCTACACCAAGCTGGACAACGAGTCGGCCGCCGTGTACCAGCTGTACACGAACAACAGCCTGGGCAACTCGGGTGCTGCCGCCATCGGCGCCGGCGCCGACCAGAGCCTGGTGTACCTGGGCCTGCGTCACGTCTTCTAA
- the coq7 gene encoding 2-polyprenyl-3-methyl-6-methoxy-1,4-benzoquinone monooxygenase: MDRLLGAADAALRTLFAKPRALRDCPVVPAEPSNLTADERRHAGALMRVNHVGEICAQALYASQAVATRDPLLREQFEQAAREETDHLAWTQARLDELDARPSLLNPLWYAGAFTLGLLAGRLGDRVSLGFVVETERQVESHLDSHLRRLPAGDHASRAIVAQMKADEAAHAQQALDRGALELPAPVRGLMRAAARVMTTTAHYI, encoded by the coding sequence ATGGACAGATTGCTGGGAGCCGCCGATGCCGCGCTGCGGACCTTGTTTGCCAAGCCGCGGGCGCTGCGCGACTGCCCGGTCGTGCCGGCCGAACCGTCGAACCTGACGGCCGACGAGCGACGCCACGCCGGGGCCCTGATGCGGGTCAACCACGTGGGCGAGATCTGCGCCCAGGCCCTCTACGCGTCCCAGGCGGTGGCCACCCGCGACCCGCTGCTGCGCGAGCAGTTCGAGCAGGCCGCGCGCGAGGAAACCGATCACCTGGCGTGGACCCAGGCCCGACTCGACGAGCTGGACGCCCGGCCCTCGCTGCTCAACCCGCTGTGGTACGCGGGCGCCTTCACGCTGGGCCTGCTGGCGGGGCGGCTGGGCGATCGGGTCAGCCTCGGCTTCGTGGTGGAGACCGAGCGGCAGGTCGAAAGCCACCTCGACAGCCACCTGCGCCGGCTGCCCGCCGGTGACCACGCCTCCCGTGCCATCGTGGCGCAGATGAAGGCGGACGAGGCCGCACATGCGCAGCAGGCCCTCGACCGGGGCGCCCTGGAATTGCCGGCGCCGGTCAGGGGCCTGATGCGCGCCGCGGCCCGCGTCATGACCACCACCGCGCACTACATCTAG
- a CDS encoding ABC transporter permease, translated as MFAFILRRLLQAVVVMVAVAFIAFLLFQYVGDPVVFLLGQDAKPEDIRQLRSDLGLDQPFFVQFWHFLVNAVQGEFGLSLRQGAKVSRLIAERFPATLELAFVAAFLALAIGIPMGVYAALRRGTVMSQVFMTLSLLGVSLPTFLIGILLILVFAVHLGWFPSFGRGETVQLGWWTTGLLKAKGWHHITLPAITLAIFQLTLIMRLVRAEMLEVLRTDYVKFARARGLSDRAIHFGHALKNTLVPVMTITGLQLGGLIAFAIITETVFQWPGMGLLFIQAVTFADIPVMAAYLCLIALIFVVINLVVDLLYFAVDPRLRVGGGRGH; from the coding sequence ATGTTCGCCTTCATTCTTCGCCGCCTGCTGCAGGCCGTGGTCGTCATGGTCGCCGTGGCCTTCATCGCGTTCCTGCTGTTCCAGTACGTCGGGGATCCGGTGGTGTTCCTGCTCGGCCAGGATGCCAAGCCGGAGGACATCCGCCAGCTGCGCTCCGACCTCGGCCTCGACCAGCCGTTCTTCGTGCAGTTCTGGCACTTCCTGGTCAACGCGGTGCAGGGCGAGTTCGGCCTCAGCCTGCGCCAGGGCGCCAAGGTGTCGCGCCTCATCGCCGAACGCTTCCCGGCCACCCTGGAGCTCGCGTTCGTGGCCGCCTTCCTCGCGCTGGCGATCGGCATCCCGATGGGGGTGTACGCGGCGCTGCGGCGCGGCACGGTCATGAGCCAGGTGTTCATGACGCTGTCGCTGCTCGGGGTGTCGCTGCCCACCTTCCTGATCGGCATCCTGCTGATCCTGGTGTTCGCCGTGCACCTGGGCTGGTTCCCCAGCTTCGGCCGCGGCGAGACCGTGCAGCTGGGCTGGTGGACCACGGGCCTGCTCAAGGCCAAGGGCTGGCACCACATCACGCTGCCGGCCATCACGCTGGCGATCTTCCAGCTCACCCTCATCATGCGGCTGGTGCGGGCCGAGATGCTGGAGGTGCTGCGCACCGACTACGTGAAGTTCGCGCGCGCCCGCGGCCTGTCCGACCGCGCCATCCACTTCGGCCACGCGCTGAAGAACACGCTGGTGCCGGTCATGACCATCACCGGCCTGCAGCTGGGCGGCCTGATCGCCTTCGCCATCATCACCGAGACGGTGTTCCAGTGGCCCGGCATGGGGCTGCTGTTCATCCAGGCCGTCACCTTCGCCGACATCCCTGTCATGGCGGCGTACCTGTGCCTGATCGCGCTGATCTTCGTCGTCATCAACCTGGTGGTCGACCTGCTGTATTTCGCCGTCGATCCGCGCCTGCGCGTGGGCGGCGGCCGGGGGCACTGA
- a CDS encoding ABC transporter substrate-binding protein, with product MGMKSALVCAAAIAALAGAPALHAKTFRWSSASDIPTLDIHSQNNALGNGVHAAIYDSLVYYNSQTFKPEPQLATSWREITPTQVRFTLRPGVKFSDGSPLTADDVVFSITRAMSKSSNYQVYTQGIDRVVKVSDDTVDFLMKGPNPVLLNQLTELRIMSKAWAEKNRSVDPKDIRTKDETFAHRNALGTGQFTVKEWQPDQRLVLVKNPNYWGRTDSNVTEIVYTPIKSEATRVAALLSGEVDFILDPSPQDLARLRSSQALKVIDGVENRTIFFGMDQSRDELPGSSVKGKNPLKDLRVRKALYQSIDSDSLHRVTMRGLSQPTGTIVAPQVAGWTEAVHKRLPYDPDGAKKLLAEAGYPQGFEVDFACPNNRYINDEEICQAVTAMWSRIGVRAKLRTLPLVTYFPMIQRYEASIYMLGWGVPTFDSLYSLQSLTRTVGQGGDGNYNVGRYSNQRMDYVVDRIKVETDLPVRNRLLTEGLQLSNDTVSHIPLHNQIIPWAMKKTIDATHRADNRLDWRLIKVN from the coding sequence ATGGGGATGAAATCCGCACTCGTGTGCGCCGCCGCGATCGCGGCGCTGGCCGGCGCTCCGGCGCTGCACGCCAAGACGTTCCGCTGGTCCAGCGCGAGCGACATCCCGACGCTCGACATCCACTCGCAGAACAACGCGCTCGGCAACGGAGTCCACGCCGCCATCTACGACTCGCTGGTCTACTACAACAGCCAGACCTTCAAGCCGGAGCCGCAACTGGCCACCAGCTGGCGCGAGATCACGCCGACCCAGGTCCGGTTCACGCTGCGCCCGGGCGTGAAGTTCAGCGACGGCTCGCCCCTGACGGCGGACGACGTGGTGTTCTCCATCACGCGTGCGATGTCCAAGTCCTCCAACTACCAGGTCTATACGCAGGGCATCGACCGGGTGGTGAAGGTCAGCGACGACACGGTCGACTTCCTGATGAAGGGGCCCAACCCGGTGCTGCTGAACCAGCTGACCGAGCTGCGCATCATGAGCAAGGCCTGGGCGGAGAAGAACCGCTCGGTCGACCCCAAGGACATCCGCACCAAGGATGAGACCTTCGCCCACCGCAATGCCTTGGGCACCGGCCAGTTCACCGTCAAGGAGTGGCAGCCCGACCAGCGCCTGGTGCTGGTGAAGAACCCGAACTACTGGGGCCGCACCGACAGCAACGTCACCGAGATCGTGTACACGCCGATCAAGTCGGAGGCCACCCGGGTGGCGGCGCTGCTGTCCGGGGAGGTCGATTTCATCCTCGACCCGAGCCCGCAGGACCTGGCGCGCCTGCGCTCCAGCCAGGCGCTCAAGGTGATCGACGGCGTCGAGAACCGCACCATCTTCTTCGGCATGGACCAGTCGCGCGACGAGCTGCCGGGCTCCAGCGTCAAGGGCAAGAACCCGTTGAAGGACCTGCGGGTGCGCAAGGCGCTGTACCAGTCCATCGACAGCGACAGCCTGCACCGCGTCACCATGCGCGGCCTGTCGCAGCCCACCGGCACCATCGTCGCGCCGCAGGTGGCCGGCTGGACCGAGGCCGTGCACAAGCGCCTGCCCTACGACCCCGACGGCGCCAAGAAGCTGCTGGCCGAGGCCGGTTACCCGCAGGGCTTCGAGGTCGACTTCGCCTGCCCGAACAACCGCTACATCAACGACGAGGAGATCTGCCAGGCGGTCACGGCCATGTGGTCGCGCATCGGCGTGCGCGCCAAGCTGCGCACCCTGCCGCTGGTGACCTATTTCCCGATGATCCAGCGCTACGAGGCCAGCATCTACATGCTCGGCTGGGGCGTGCCGACCTTCGATTCGCTGTACAGCCTGCAGTCGCTCACGCGCACGGTGGGCCAGGGCGGCGACGGCAACTACAACGTCGGCCGGTACAGCAACCAGCGGATGGACTACGTCGTCGACCGCATCAAGGTCGAGACCGACCTGCCGGTGCGCAACCGCCTGCTCACCGAAGGCCTGCAGCTGAGCAACGACACGGTGTCGCACATCCCGCTGCACAACCAGATCATTCCCTGGGCGATGAAGAAGACCATCGATGCCACACATCGCGCCGACAACCGGCTCGACTGGCGCCTCATCAAGGTGAACTGA
- a CDS encoding DUF3047 domain-containing protein, with amino-acid sequence MRLPACLSPSLTLSLLVALCGPLSGCMTTPAEPAPIGASAWAQASRLPAGTGTEGWLHQSFPGKRDVQFESVRQDGRDTLAATADAAASTVRHKVRIEPAELGSLRFSWKVPELIAEADLATRDADDSPVRVMLAFDGDRSRLSAKDAMLSELMRTLTGEEMPYATLMYVWCNQRAPGTVIRSPRTERIRKLVLESGPNKLNRWLEYERDIRADYERAFGEPPGALIGVAIMTDSDNTRSLAKAWYGPVRFGALAATP; translated from the coding sequence ATGCGCCTGCCTGCCTGCCTGTCCCCTTCCCTCACCCTGTCCCTGCTCGTGGCCCTGTGCGGGCCGCTGTCCGGATGCATGACCACGCCCGCCGAGCCGGCACCGATCGGCGCCAGTGCCTGGGCGCAAGCCTCGCGGCTGCCGGCGGGCACCGGGACCGAAGGCTGGTTGCACCAGAGTTTCCCCGGCAAGCGAGACGTGCAATTCGAGTCCGTGCGCCAGGACGGCCGCGACACCCTGGCCGCGACGGCCGATGCGGCGGCCAGCACCGTGCGCCACAAGGTGCGGATCGAGCCGGCCGAACTGGGCAGCCTGCGCTTTTCCTGGAAGGTCCCCGAGCTCATCGCCGAGGCCGACCTGGCCACGCGCGATGCCGACGATTCCCCGGTGCGGGTGATGCTCGCCTTCGACGGTGACCGCTCGCGCCTGTCGGCCAAGGACGCCATGCTGTCCGAGCTGATGCGCACGCTCACCGGCGAGGAGATGCCCTATGCGACGCTGATGTACGTGTGGTGCAACCAGCGCGCGCCGGGGACCGTCATCCGCAGCCCGCGCACCGAGCGCATCCGCAAGCTGGTGCTGGAGTCGGGACCGAACAAGCTGAACCGCTGGCTCGAGTACGAGCGGGACATCCGGGCCGACTACGAGCGCGCGTTCGGCGAACCGCCCGGCGCGCTGATCGGCGTGGCCATCATGACCGACAGCGACAACACCCGCTCGCTCGCCAAGGCCTGGTACGGGCCGGTGCGGTTCGGTGCCCTGGCCGCCACGCCCTGA
- a CDS encoding OsmC family protein, which produces MECTVSWTGAAGTQSPMGFVAETGSGHVLTMDGAPDEARPENGGRNLAPRPMETVLAGTGGCTAYDVVLILKRGRHAVTGCTVKLTSERAPVDPKVFTKIHLHFTVTGRGIPAVAVERAVQMSHDKYCSATIMLAKTAEITTSFEVREA; this is translated from the coding sequence ATGGAATGCACAGTGAGTTGGACCGGGGCGGCGGGCACGCAGTCCCCCATGGGGTTCGTGGCTGAAACGGGAAGTGGGCATGTGCTCACCATGGATGGGGCGCCGGACGAGGCGCGTCCCGAGAACGGCGGCCGCAACCTCGCGCCGCGCCCGATGGAGACCGTCCTGGCCGGCACCGGCGGCTGCACCGCCTACGACGTCGTCCTGATCCTCAAGCGCGGCCGGCACGCCGTCACCGGCTGCACGGTCAAGCTCACGTCCGAGCGGGCCCCGGTCGATCCCAAGGTGTTCACCAAGATCCACCTGCACTTCACCGTGACCGGCCGGGGCATCCCGGCCGTGGCGGTGGAGCGCGCCGTGCAGATGAGCCACGACAAGTACTGCTCGGCGACCATCATGCTGGCCAAGACGGCCGAGATCACCACCAGTTTCGAGGTGCGCGAGGCCTAG